In Deferribacter desulfuricans SSM1, the following are encoded in one genomic region:
- a CDS encoding MarC family protein, with amino-acid sequence MDNLFTFSLTVFTGFFAIMNPISNMPIFLSLVEGADRKTKQKINLKAVVTAFIIVTVFVISGKLIFELFGISIPAFKITGGILIFFVGFEMLRSKKSTIKHLEKVNIDENIAVSPLAIPILAGPGTIVTAMNFVAHSSYIHIFLVILIFGIMCLLTYISFSLSEFIAKKIGDNVIAVIEKIMGLIIAIIGTSMVIEGIKISFNL; translated from the coding sequence ATGGATAATTTATTTACTTTTTCCCTTACCGTTTTTACTGGTTTTTTTGCAATTATGAACCCTATCTCAAATATGCCAATATTTTTAAGTTTAGTTGAAGGAGCTGATAGAAAAACAAAACAAAAAATAAATTTAAAAGCAGTAGTCACAGCTTTTATTATAGTTACTGTATTTGTAATTTCAGGAAAATTAATATTTGAACTATTTGGAATTTCAATACCAGCATTTAAGATAACAGGAGGTATATTAATTTTCTTTGTAGGTTTTGAAATGTTGCGGTCTAAAAAGTCAACTATCAAACATTTAGAAAAAGTTAATATTGATGAAAATATAGCCGTTTCTCCTTTAGCAATACCAATTTTAGCAGGGCCAGGTACAATCGTAACAGCCATGAATTTTGTTGCCCATTCATCATATATCCACATTTTTTTAGTTATACTTATTTTTGGAATTATGTGTTTATTAACTTATATATCATTTAGCTTAAGCGAGTTCATTGCAAAAAAGATTGGAGACAATGTAATAGCTGTCATCGAAAAAATAATGGGATTAATTATAGCAATTATTGGAACAAGTATGGTTATAGAAGGGATAAAAATATCATTTAACTTATAA
- a CDS encoding sensor histidine kinase, with the protein MKNMIYKSVDSELDVIAKNIKNNLLSNNKKFINNKNYFIKVITSSNNTLYENNIAKRIYIPFYNKKDAYNFRLKISKEILDIGQDKWGEVLFRVKIYKLNSETFLLLGKPIEHIDEQIVQLSKILFIMFLLCLIILILITNWLTDKILSPFQNIIKNISKVNSSNLSMKIPVPKEKDEIYFLVSSLNEMLERLDKQFKREKEFMSNISHELKTPLTIILLSLEKLIQNSAISEKDKKEIVQIYITIQRLSLLIKNLLMLLSLESNMQFKNFKKMNLTCLIKELLEIYDIKIKQKKIKLEKNMEEIFIVGSRELIKRMFMNLLDNAIKYSNKNGIVKINLYKEDIKVVLSIYNSGKGITSDKIYLIFDRFYQIDQSRTNREGSFGLGLSIVKEIVKVHKGEITVDSDGETYTEFKVMLPINME; encoded by the coding sequence ATGAAAAATATGATATATAAGTCGGTCGACTCAGAACTGGATGTAATAGCTAAGAATATTAAAAACAACTTATTATCCAATAATAAAAAATTTATTAATAATAAAAATTATTTTATTAAGGTAATAACCAGCTCAAATAATACCTTATATGAGAATAACATTGCTAAAAGAATATATATACCATTTTACAATAAAAAAGACGCTTATAACTTTAGATTAAAAATTTCAAAAGAAATATTAGATATAGGACAAGATAAATGGGGTGAAGTTCTATTTAGAGTAAAGATATATAAACTTAATAGTGAAACTTTTTTATTACTAGGGAAACCGATCGAACACATTGATGAGCAAATTGTCCAGCTATCAAAAATATTATTTATAATGTTTCTTTTATGTTTAATAATATTAATATTAATTACTAATTGGTTGACTGATAAAATACTTTCACCCTTTCAGAATATAATTAAAAACATTTCAAAAGTTAATTCATCAAACTTATCAATGAAAATACCAGTTCCTAAAGAAAAGGATGAGATCTATTTCCTGGTTAGCTCTTTAAATGAAATGTTAGAAAGACTGGATAAACAATTTAAAAGGGAAAAAGAGTTTATGTCTAATATTTCTCATGAATTAAAAACTCCTCTCACTATTATACTATTATCATTGGAAAAGTTGATTCAGAATTCAGCTATTAGTGAAAAAGATAAAAAAGAGATAGTCCAAATTTATATAACTATCCAAAGACTTTCTTTATTAATTAAAAATTTACTTATGCTTCTGTCCCTAGAATCTAATATGCAATTCAAAAATTTTAAAAAGATGAATTTAACATGTTTAATTAAAGAACTTTTAGAAATTTATGATATTAAAATAAAACAAAAAAAGATAAAATTAGAAAAAAATATGGAAGAAATTTTTATAGTGGGCAGTAGAGAATTAATTAAAAGAATGTTTATGAATCTTTTAGACAATGCTATTAAATATTCTAATAAAAATGGTATTGTTAAGATTAACTTATATAAAGAAGATATTAAAGTTGTTCTGTCTATTTATAACAGCGGTAAAGGGATAACTTCAGATAAAATATATTTAATATTTGATCGTTTTTACCAGATAGATCAATCAAGAACTAATCGTGAAGGTAGCTTTGGTCTAGGTTTATCAATTGTTAAAGAAATAGTCAAAGTTCATAAGGGTGAAATTACAGTGGATAGCGATGGAGAAACATACACTGAATTTAAAGTTATGTTACCAATAAATATGGAGTAG
- a CDS encoding lysylphosphatidylglycerol synthase domain-containing protein has product MKKHILKAVNILIILVILYLTFTFLAKIFHSLSWEEVKSAVLLIDSKMITLVAILTALNYFIVTFYDLITVKQIKLKIPYKKVFLYSLTSFILNNNLGFGAIMGGALRFRYLTKIGMSPILITNYMILFSWIYWLGLIALSFVVFLFIEPGYSLSLPFIHFTIQAKLLGLVALIIVLIFFILSFLKQKKIISGAILYPIAKPKILLLQFTISTLDWLLLGLIFYFLLPNHSIGFFKYLPIYLVSQITAVSSHVPGGTGVFDGIMIFYLKNYYEVNALVGSLFIFRLVYFLIPLAFGILLFFFNEFYLSKNNYRIISIEK; this is encoded by the coding sequence ATGAAAAAACACATACTAAAAGCAGTTAATATATTAATAATTTTGGTTATTTTATACCTTACATTTACCTTTCTGGCAAAAATATTCCATAGTTTATCCTGGGAAGAGGTTAAAAGTGCTGTTTTACTTATTGATAGTAAAATGATTACTTTGGTAGCTATATTAACTGCTTTAAATTATTTCATCGTTACTTTTTACGATTTGATTACGGTAAAACAGATAAAGTTAAAAATACCCTATAAAAAAGTATTTTTATACTCATTAACCTCATTTATTTTAAACAATAATTTGGGCTTTGGTGCAATTATGGGTGGTGCACTAAGGTTTAGATATCTGACTAAAATTGGGATGTCACCAATACTTATTACCAATTATATGATTTTATTTTCCTGGATTTATTGGTTAGGGCTTATCGCTCTAAGTTTTGTAGTATTTTTATTTATAGAGCCTGGCTATTCATTGTCATTACCATTTATTCACTTTACAATTCAGGCCAAACTACTTGGTTTAGTAGCCTTGATAATAGTTTTAATATTTTTTATTCTTTCTTTTTTAAAGCAGAAAAAAATTATATCTGGCGCCATTCTTTACCCAATTGCAAAGCCAAAAATATTATTACTTCAATTTACAATATCTACTCTAGACTGGCTTCTTTTAGGGCTTATTTTTTACTTTTTACTTCCTAATCATAGTATCGGTTTTTTTAAATATTTACCTATTTATTTAGTGTCGCAAATTACGGCAGTTAGCAGTCATGTTCCTGGTGGTACAGGTGTTTTTGATGGAATAATGATCTTTTATCTAAAAAATTATTACGAAGTAAATGCATTGGTAGGGTCATTATTTATATTCAGATTAGTATATTTTTTAATTCCACTTGCTTTTGGAATTTTACTTTTCTTTTTTAATGAATTTTATCTATCAAAAAATAATTATAGAATAATATCAATAGAAAAGTAA
- a CDS encoding IS5 family transposase, whose protein sequence is MPSKEIKGMTVSDIAAQDKLSKQKRNRLRFLNELINFSKIEKKLKKKYKYTENASGQPAYPPLLLFKIVFLQNLYNLSDYEIEEALHDRLSFMDFVGLSMEDAVPDHSTISRFRKRLCELNLDKVLFEEINRQLKQSGFILEKGVIVDATVIEAKSRPNKCIEPKNEEESSSKEETAKEGDVDINYSREEEASWLKKGNEVYYGYKAHVVSDAIDGFILAVNMTGANVHESGCLESLISELRDKGYNVPIVFADKGYSSKKNRDMLKSKDIEDFIMHKKVKGGKLSELQKKLNNLCKQVRYKIERSFGTLKSQYGLNRSRYMGLRKVLYEFLMKSICFNVTKAIRLCF, encoded by the coding sequence ATGCCTTCAAAAGAGATAAAAGGGATGACAGTATCAGATATAGCAGCTCAAGATAAATTATCAAAACAAAAGCGCAATAGATTAAGGTTTTTAAATGAGTTAATAAACTTTTCAAAAATTGAGAAAAAGCTAAAGAAGAAGTACAAATACACAGAGAATGCAAGTGGTCAACCAGCCTATCCACCGTTATTACTGTTCAAGATAGTATTTTTGCAGAATTTGTACAATTTAAGTGATTATGAGATAGAGGAAGCCTTACATGACAGATTAAGTTTTATGGATTTTGTGGGATTATCGATGGAAGATGCTGTACCAGATCATTCTACAATAAGCAGATTTAGGAAGAGATTATGTGAGTTAAATTTGGATAAGGTATTATTTGAAGAAATAAACAGACAGCTCAAGCAATCTGGATTTATTTTAGAAAAAGGAGTGATAGTTGATGCTACAGTAATAGAAGCTAAGAGTCGTCCAAATAAATGTATAGAGCCCAAAAATGAAGAAGAATCTTCATCAAAAGAAGAAACAGCAAAGGAAGGGGACGTGGATATCAACTATTCCAGAGAAGAGGAAGCTAGTTGGTTAAAGAAGGGAAATGAAGTTTATTATGGTTATAAGGCGCATGTAGTGAGTGATGCAATAGATGGTTTTATTTTAGCAGTAAATATGACAGGGGCAAATGTACATGAGTCAGGCTGTTTAGAGTCATTGATATCAGAGTTAAGAGATAAGGGTTACAATGTTCCAATAGTATTTGCAGATAAGGGATATAGTAGCAAGAAGAATCGAGATATGTTGAAGTCAAAAGATATAGAAGATTTTATTATGCATAAGAAGGTAAAGGGTGGGAAATTAAGTGAATTACAAAAAAAGCTAAATAATTTGTGTAAGCAGGTGAGATATAAAATTGAGCGTAGTTTTGGTACATTGAAGAGTCAGTATGGTCTAAATAGATCGAGATATATGGGTTTGCGTAAGGTGTTGTATGAATTTCTGATGAAATCGATATGTTTTAACGTAACAAAAGCAATCAGATTATGTTTTTAA
- a CDS encoding undecaprenyl-diphosphatase, which produces MENVNVKLFLLINSLSGNKILDHIFINIANYSPYFYILIILYCYFFNDKDKAYFIFYSACLGLLLNFIITLFYYHPRPFELGIGHTLIHHSLETSFPSDHATLVFSISIALVIFGIVFEGIILFMLAIVVGFSRVYVGAHFPFDILGSFIVSVISTTIIFKLQHKLYKINLFLDKIVSLIIKRIPYINKL; this is translated from the coding sequence ATGGAAAATGTAAATGTAAAATTATTTTTATTAATAAATTCACTATCTGGAAATAAAATACTTGATCATATTTTTATTAATATAGCTAATTATTCTCCATATTTTTATATATTAATTATTTTATACTGTTATTTTTTTAATGACAAAGATAAGGCTTATTTTATTTTTTATTCGGCATGTTTAGGTTTATTACTTAATTTTATCATTACACTTTTTTACTATCACCCAAGGCCTTTTGAACTTGGAATAGGACACACATTAATACATCATTCATTAGAGACTTCATTTCCGAGTGATCATGCTACACTTGTGTTTTCCATATCCATTGCTTTGGTTATTTTTGGTATTGTTTTTGAAGGAATTATTTTGTTTATGTTAGCTATTGTTGTGGGATTTAGTAGAGTATATGTTGGCGCACATTTCCCTTTCGATATTTTAGGATCATTTATTGTTTCAGTGATTTCTACAACGATAATTTTTAAATTACAACATAAACTTTACAAAATAAATTTATTTTTAGATAAAATAGTTAGTTTAATAATTAAGCGTATTCCTTATATTAATAAATTATAA
- a CDS encoding response regulator transcription factor: MAKILIIEDEKQLNKQIKEILSEEGYTVDVSFDGATGLEKILSSPYDLIILDIMLPEINGYNILKHIRENKILTPVLMISAKGEIDDRIKGLNSGADDYLSKPFSIAELIARVKAILRRTFSQYEQIISIYNLKIDLNTRKVYINDSEVQLTSKEYGIIEYLVSNRNKVVSKFAIIEYVWGDEFDPFSMSNFLDVHIKNIRKKIGDKEYKIIQTVRGIGYLLKG, encoded by the coding sequence ATGGCAAAAATACTAATTATTGAAGATGAAAAACAGTTAAATAAACAGATAAAAGAGATATTATCTGAAGAAGGTTACACAGTAGATGTCTCTTTTGATGGTGCTACCGGTTTGGAAAAGATCCTTAGTTCCCCTTATGATTTAATTATACTTGATATTATGTTACCAGAAATAAATGGATATAATATTTTGAAACATATTAGAGAAAATAAAATATTAACTCCTGTCCTGATGATATCTGCCAAAGGTGAAATAGATGATAGAATAAAAGGTTTGAATAGTGGAGCTGATGACTATTTATCAAAACCATTTTCAATAGCTGAATTAATAGCAAGGGTAAAAGCAATTTTAAGAAGGACTTTTTCTCAGTATGAACAAATCATTTCAATATATAACTTAAAAATAGATTTAAATACAAGAAAAGTTTATATAAATGATAGCGAAGTACAACTTACATCTAAAGAATATGGGATAATTGAATATTTAGTTTCAAACAGAAATAAAGTTGTTTCAAAGTTTGCAATAATCGAATATGTTTGGGGGGATGAGTTTGATCCTTTCAGTATGTCTAATTTTTTAGATGTACATATTAAAAATATAAGAAAGAAAATCGGTGACAAAGAATATAAAATTATACAAACAGTAAGAGGTATAGGTTATCTTTTAAAAGGTTAA
- a CDS encoding APC family permease — protein MNRKIGLKEAISIGIGGMVGGGIFAVLGLAVSLAKGGTPIAFLFAGIIALLTSYSYVNLSKTYPDRGGTVKFINQGFGKTVFSGAINNLLWVSYIIMLSLYASAFGSYAPNLLELTHNKTTDFHIYASAIIILASIINYYSIVVVGKIESYAVVIKLIILIAFIIIGSYGLIGNPNVYQLNVSNWKSPLKLFAGGMVIFVAYEGFELIANAVPDIINPEKNIPKAYYFSVIFVILLYFTIALVTVGSLPFSEITTAQDYVLAEAAKPMLGSIGFKIITIAALISTFSAINASLLGGSRVNFEIAEDDELPHHFLSKLWNKPIGLIITALTTFILVNILKLESISTAGSIGFLLIFSAVNFVGYRLSKETGSNKIISLTGFILCLVAILILINQQCKSNFIGVIISIAIISICFLMEWIYKKTERK, from the coding sequence ATGAATAGAAAAATAGGATTGAAAGAAGCTATTTCCATAGGCATTGGAGGGATGGTAGGTGGTGGTATTTTTGCTGTGCTTGGACTAGCAGTATCTTTAGCAAAAGGGGGGACACCTATAGCTTTTTTATTTGCTGGAATTATAGCATTATTGACATCGTACAGTTATGTTAACCTTTCAAAAACATATCCCGATAGAGGAGGTACTGTAAAATTTATCAATCAAGGCTTTGGTAAAACGGTTTTTAGCGGTGCAATCAATAATCTTTTATGGGTAAGCTATATAATTATGCTTTCGCTTTATGCTTCGGCCTTTGGTTCTTACGCACCCAATTTATTGGAATTAACACACAACAAAACTACTGATTTTCATATTTATGCCAGTGCCATTATCATCTTAGCGTCCATAATAAACTATTATAGTATTGTAGTTGTGGGCAAAATAGAATCGTATGCTGTAGTTATCAAGTTAATTATTTTAATTGCATTTATTATCATAGGATCATATGGTTTGATAGGTAATCCTAATGTATACCAGTTAAATGTTTCTAACTGGAAATCTCCATTAAAATTATTTGCTGGAGGTATGGTGATTTTTGTCGCCTATGAAGGATTTGAATTGATAGCGAATGCGGTACCTGATATTATTAATCCTGAAAAAAATATTCCTAAAGCTTACTACTTTTCTGTAATTTTTGTCATATTACTTTACTTCACAATAGCTTTAGTGACTGTAGGCTCATTACCTTTTTCTGAAATAACAACAGCACAAGATTATGTTTTGGCAGAAGCTGCTAAACCTATGTTAGGATCAATTGGTTTTAAAATTATTACTATCGCAGCTCTTATTTCCACCTTTTCAGCCATTAATGCATCTTTATTAGGCGGTAGCAGGGTAAATTTTGAAATCGCCGAAGATGATGAACTGCCACACCATTTCCTTTCAAAACTTTGGAATAAGCCCATAGGACTAATAATTACAGCTTTAACTACGTTTATTTTAGTCAACATTCTCAAATTAGAAAGTATATCTACAGCTGGAAGCATTGGTTTCTTATTAATTTTTAGTGCCGTCAATTTTGTTGGTTATAGATTATCTAAAGAAACAGGCAGTAATAAAATAATTTCATTAACAGGTTTTATTTTATGCTTGGTTGCAATATTAATTTTGATCAACCAACAATGCAAATCAAATTTTATTGGTGTTATAATATCAATAGCTATTATTAGTATTTGTTTTTTAATGGAATGGATTTATAAAAAAACAGAAAGGAAATAA
- a CDS encoding LssY C-terminal domain-containing protein — protein sequence MEEFIKNTIISISNHQILVYVLSFIMAFAESFAFIGIIIPGAIITVTTGFLASRGVLDIWILMISSVSGAILADVASYYLAKYYGNKIQKSKIYEKIEKYIELGKVFFQKHGGKSVFFGRFVGPVRPVVPFMAGLMNMKELKFNIYAIISGILWGVIYIGGGYLFGASWQYIEKIFGKLSLLFIILILLIYLIIKISKLFFSIISKFIKLLILSTKEESIEPHIIKILKNKAPRIFEILKKRLDPEKETGLIITTGIIFTVFFTYLFFGIVEDIIFNDPLVSFDLNLFNFLQKFHTSIANEIFIFFTYLGSKLPIILFFISISIILISYKKIKELLFFAVNFFGGLIFLISLKYIFNRERPVAIYHYFNEITPSFPSGHAFMSFITYGFAGFLIFKVVKNNYIKKIYYFSSIIIVFLIGFSRIYLGVHWFSDVIGAYVSGLIWLSIMITAYEYYIFKSSHEDYKKLIPNKGEYIKKAVAITSSIVLLSVSCYYSLDKTEQTLSSVKILKPKKQVLKGNLSDNIKKGVLSIYTQNLFGLEEVPISFIILTDKSDISDLFVKNGFIRYSDFTIKKIGKSFYSLLDKSRKLLPVFYSFYNNKPQDYIFVYLENKDKALPRIIVKIWNTNKWIEGKNIFVGEVVRETGFKKIEKKFSIPIVNYDVSLADVKIKLKQLLKGIIVDEIKVSDPVIFKYPNNDKGYFDGMLLLIHY from the coding sequence ATGGAAGAATTTATTAAAAATACAATAATTTCTATAAGTAATCATCAGATACTGGTGTATGTATTATCTTTTATTATGGCATTTGCAGAATCTTTTGCATTTATAGGTATTATCATTCCTGGAGCTATAATTACAGTTACAACTGGTTTTTTAGCGTCAAGAGGTGTTTTGGATATATGGATTTTAATGATATCATCAGTATCTGGAGCTATTCTAGCCGATGTGGCAAGCTATTATCTGGCAAAATACTACGGTAATAAAATACAAAAAAGCAAAATTTATGAAAAAATAGAGAAATACATCGAATTAGGTAAAGTTTTTTTCCAAAAACATGGGGGCAAAAGTGTATTTTTTGGTAGATTTGTTGGCCCCGTAAGACCTGTAGTACCTTTTATGGCAGGTCTTATGAATATGAAGGAATTAAAGTTTAATATTTACGCAATAATTAGTGGCATACTTTGGGGTGTTATTTATATAGGTGGAGGTTATTTATTTGGTGCTAGCTGGCAATATATAGAAAAGATTTTTGGAAAACTAAGTTTATTATTTATAATACTGATATTACTAATTTACCTTATTATCAAAATATCTAAATTATTTTTTTCTATTATTAGTAAATTTATAAAATTATTGATACTGTCAACTAAAGAAGAGTCAATTGAACCTCATATTATCAAAATTTTGAAAAATAAAGCGCCACGTATATTTGAGATACTTAAGAAAAGACTTGATCCTGAAAAAGAAACTGGTTTGATTATAACAACAGGAATAATCTTTACAGTTTTTTTTACATATTTATTCTTTGGTATAGTTGAAGACATCATATTTAATGACCCTTTAGTTAGTTTTGACTTAAATTTATTCAATTTTCTACAAAAATTTCATACTTCAATTGCAAATGAAATTTTCATATTTTTTACATACCTTGGTAGTAAACTACCTATTATTCTTTTTTTTATTAGTATCAGTATAATATTAATTAGTTATAAAAAAATTAAAGAATTATTATTCTTCGCTGTAAATTTTTTTGGTGGTTTGATATTTCTTATTTCACTTAAATATATTTTTAATAGAGAAAGACCAGTTGCAATTTATCACTATTTTAATGAAATAACACCTTCGTTTCCTAGTGGGCATGCATTTATGTCTTTTATTACCTATGGTTTTGCCGGTTTTTTAATATTTAAAGTAGTTAAAAATAATTATATTAAAAAAATTTATTATTTTTCGTCAATTATAATAGTTTTCTTGATAGGATTTAGTAGAATCTATTTGGGTGTACACTGGTTTAGTGATGTTATTGGTGCTTATGTTTCAGGATTAATTTGGCTATCTATAATGATAACGGCTTATGAATACTATATTTTTAAATCTTCTCATGAAGATTATAAAAAATTGATACCAAATAAAGGTGAATATATAAAAAAAGCAGTTGCGATAACTTCCAGTATAGTTTTGTTATCTGTAAGTTGTTATTATTCTTTGGATAAAACCGAACAAACATTATCATCAGTCAAAATACTTAAACCAAAAAAACAAGTATTAAAAGGTAATCTCTCGGATAATATAAAAAAAGGCGTGTTATCTATTTATACTCAAAATCTTTTTGGCCTAGAAGAAGTTCCAATTTCTTTTATTATTTTAACAGATAAAAGTGATATCTCAGATTTATTTGTTAAAAATGGATTTATAAGATATAGTGATTTTACAATAAAAAAGATAGGAAAATCCTTTTATTCTTTACTAGATAAAAGTAGAAAATTATTACCTGTTTTTTATAGTTTTTATAATAATAAACCACAGGATTACATTTTTGTATATTTAGAAAATAAAGATAAAGCACTTCCAAGAATTATTGTAAAAATATGGAATACAAATAAATGGATTGAAGGGAAAAATATTTTTGTAGGTGAAGTAGTTAGAGAAACTGGGTTTAAAAAAATTGAAAAAAAGTTTAGTATACCAATTGTAAATTATGATGTATCTTTGGCTGATGTAAAAATTAAGCTTAAGCAACTTTTAAAAGGTATTATTGTTGACGAAATAAAAGTTTCTGATCCAGTCATTTTTAAATATCCTAATAATGATAAAGGATATTTTGATGGGATGCTGTTACTGATTCATTATTAG